ATATCACTAATTCTTTTTGATAGAGAAGGATCAGAGTTTAGTGAAAAGATTTTCAAATTAGGATCTTCATAGTGATTAGACATGTTAATGAGTAAACCTCCAATAGCCATTCTTAAATTTTAAGTTAGTTTCCAATTAACTATTTTACACTAAATTTACCTAACGTTAATAATTATTTATTAAAAAAAGCAGAGAATTTGATTAGAAAATCTTTGCTTTTCATCATGTCCTATTGAAACAAGCTAGTTACTCTATTTTAAGAACACTGCTAACATCATTCCACTCCGTTACTTTACCCTCATTAAACCTGATCGTTGAGTATTTATACAACCACTCTTCTCCTGTAATTGAATCAGGTGTTCCCATAGCATTAATAACTTCCTGTATGGAACTACCTACTGTGAATGAGTTTGTAGTAGCTTCAGTCTTTTTCATATAAATGAGAAGATTATTGCTAAAATTATTCCAACCTACTACTTTGTTATCTTGAAATGTAACAGTTGAAAAATGGTAACTCCATTGATTGTCTTTCAGAGTATCAGGTGGACCCATTATATCTCTTACTGTTTCCTTCGTTGATCCTAGTGTGAAATAGTCAGCATGAGGACTTTCTTTCCTTTGCTCGGTATTTTCTAACGTTTCCTTTGTTATACCTGCTTTCTTTTCTAGTTCTTCTATGTAAGATACCTGGTCATAATATTCTTTTTGTAATTCAGCGTATTGTCCTTCCAACAAGGATTGACGATATTTTAATTGATTATATTCTTCTTGACTCACATCTTTAGTTTTTTGATTATCATAATAGGGTTTAGCAAGTAAAGTAAATGCTAACAAGATATTTATGAGGATGGATACAATTAAATAGGTAGAATCAGAACCAGTAGTCGTTTTTTTCTTTCTATTTTTGTCACGAGGCCGCTCGTTATGAAAATTTCGGTCATATTGTTGTTGATTTCTATTAGATCTACTCTCCTCCCCTTGAACACCAGCCATTGATGAATAATTAGTATACGCTCTATTCATATGTGCATCGTATAGAGAATCATAGTTCATTCTTTTTACATCATGATAAAGAGTATCATATGCCTGTTTTATAAGTAGAAACTGCACATGGCTCCCACCAGCATCCGGATGGTACTTTTTCGCCTGTTTTCGGTAAGCCGTTTTAATTTCCTCTTTCGTAGCCTTCCTCTTTATATCTAAAACTCGATAATAATCTATAAAATCATCCATCGAAATCACCCTAACATCTGGACTAATAATACCCCACTTTACCTTAATTTGGTATGTGCAACAATGATGAGATATTCCTATTTTTAGGATAATAAAAAAAGACACATTCCTTTTTCAGCATGTGTCTTTTAAAGGATTATTCTGTATAAATAAACATTTTCTACCTTATATATCGGTTATGATAAAAAAATTAAACGAATCAACAAAATATTTTATAATGGAAAATCCTCTGCCCCAATATAAGCTTCCTTTAAAATCTT
This Metabacillus endolithicus DNA region includes the following protein-coding sequences:
- a CDS encoding DnaJ domain-containing protein — protein: MDDFIDYYRVLDIKRKATKEEIKTAYRKQAKKYHPDAGGSHVQFLLIKQAYDTLYHDVKRMNYDSLYDAHMNRAYTNYSSMAGVQGEESRSNRNQQQYDRNFHNERPRDKNRKKKTTTGSDSTYLIVSILINILLAFTLLAKPYYDNQKTKDVSQEEYNQLKYRQSLLEGQYAELQKEYYDQVSYIEELEKKAGITKETLENTEQRKESPHADYFTLGSTKETVRDIMGPPDTLKDNQWSYHFSTVTFQDNKVVGWNNFSNNLLIYMKKTEATTNSFTVGSSIQEVINAMGTPDSITGEEWLYKYSTIRFNEGKVTEWNDVSSVLKIE